A single window of Salvia splendens isolate huo1 chromosome 6, SspV2, whole genome shotgun sequence DNA harbors:
- the LOC121809629 gene encoding telomere repeat-binding factor 1-like isoform X1 — translation MGAPKQKWTPEEEAALKAGVLKHGPGKWRTILKDPQFSGVLYLRSNVDLKDKWRNMSVMTNGWGSRERARLALKRMHPTPKHEESSMALSTFSQSDDELVDARSLDPSGGSSPNDGPKRSIMRLENLILEAISNFREPGGSNKTSIAAYIEDQYWAPPNFKRILSAKLKHMAATGKLIKMKRKYKIAGASTLSERRRNPSIYMEGRHKMFPRLGHYDISHITKSQIDVELAKMRSMTPQEATAAAAQAVADAEAAMAEAEEAAHEAEAAEADAEAAQAFAEAALKTLKGRNTPDMKNVQMIPA, via the exons ATGGGGGCACCTAAGCAAAAATGGACTCCAGAGGAAGAAGCAGCTCTTAAAGCTGGAGTCCTTAAACACGGGCCTGGGAAATGGCGTACCATCCTGAAGGACCCACAATTCAGTGGAGTTCTCTATCTGAGATCCAATGTAGATCTGAAG GACAAGTGGAGGAACATGAGTGTCATGACAAATGGATGGGGCTCGCGGGAGAGGGCCAGGTTAGCTCTAAAAAGGATGCATCCTACCCCCAAGCATGAAGAGAGCTCTATGGCTTTGTCCACTTTTAGTCAAAGTGACGACGAACTAGTAGATGCTAGGTCTCTTGATCCTTCAGGAGGTTCTTCACCAAATGATGGGCCAAAGAGATCTATCATGAG GTTGGAAAATCTCATATTGGAGGCCATAAGCAATTTCAGGGAGCCTGGTGGCTCTAACAAGACATCAATAGCTGCATATATAGag GATCAATACTGGGCACCTCCAAACTTTAAGAGAATATTGTCTGCAAAGTTGAAGCATATGGCTGCAACTGGGAAACTTATCAAG ATGAAGCGCAAGTATAAAATAGCAGGAGCTTCCACATTATCTGAGCGAAGAAGGAATCCATCCATTTATATGGAAGGAAGACACAAGATGTTTCCAAGACTTGGCCATTATGACATTAGTCATATAACAAAATCTCAGATTGATGTAGAATTAGCCAAGATGAGGAGTATGACTCCACAAGAAGCCACAGCAGCTGCTGCCCAAGCAGTTGCCGATGCAGAAGCCGCAATGGCTGAAGCTGAAGAGGCAGCTCATGAGGCTGAGGCTGCAGAAGCTGATGCAGAAGCAGCCCAGGCTTTTGCAGAGGCAGCATTGAAGACTTTGAAAGGAAGAAACACCCCCGACATG AAGAATGTACAGATGATTCCTGCGTGA
- the LOC121809629 gene encoding telomere repeat-binding factor 1-like isoform X3 — protein sequence MSVMTNGWGSRERARLALKRMHPTPKHEESSMALSTFSQSDDELVDARSLDPSGGSSPNDGPKRSIMRLENLILEAISNFREPGGSNKTSIAAYIEDQYWAPPNFKRILSAKLKHMAATGKLIKMKRKYKIAGASTLSERRRNPSIYMEGRHKMFPRLGHYDISHITKSQIDVELAKMRSMTPQEATAAAAQAVADAEAAMAEAEEAAHEAEAAEADAEAAQAFAEAALKTLKGRNTPDMKNVQMIPA from the exons ATGAGTGTCATGACAAATGGATGGGGCTCGCGGGAGAGGGCCAGGTTAGCTCTAAAAAGGATGCATCCTACCCCCAAGCATGAAGAGAGCTCTATGGCTTTGTCCACTTTTAGTCAAAGTGACGACGAACTAGTAGATGCTAGGTCTCTTGATCCTTCAGGAGGTTCTTCACCAAATGATGGGCCAAAGAGATCTATCATGAG GTTGGAAAATCTCATATTGGAGGCCATAAGCAATTTCAGGGAGCCTGGTGGCTCTAACAAGACATCAATAGCTGCATATATAGag GATCAATACTGGGCACCTCCAAACTTTAAGAGAATATTGTCTGCAAAGTTGAAGCATATGGCTGCAACTGGGAAACTTATCAAG ATGAAGCGCAAGTATAAAATAGCAGGAGCTTCCACATTATCTGAGCGAAGAAGGAATCCATCCATTTATATGGAAGGAAGACACAAGATGTTTCCAAGACTTGGCCATTATGACATTAGTCATATAACAAAATCTCAGATTGATGTAGAATTAGCCAAGATGAGGAGTATGACTCCACAAGAAGCCACAGCAGCTGCTGCCCAAGCAGTTGCCGATGCAGAAGCCGCAATGGCTGAAGCTGAAGAGGCAGCTCATGAGGCTGAGGCTGCAGAAGCTGATGCAGAAGCAGCCCAGGCTTTTGCAGAGGCAGCATTGAAGACTTTGAAAGGAAGAAACACCCCCGACATG AAGAATGTACAGATGATTCCTGCGTGA
- the LOC121809629 gene encoding telomere repeat-binding factor 1-like isoform X2, with protein MGAPKQKWTPEEEAALKAGVLKHGPGKWRTILKDPQFSGVLYLRSNVDLKDKWRNMSVMTNGWGSRERARLALKRMHPTPKHEESSMALSTFSQSDDELVDARSLDPSGGSSPNDGPKRSIMRLENLILEAISNFREPGGSNKTSIAAYIEDQYWAPPNFKRILSAKLKHMAATGKLIKMKRKYKIAGASTLSERRRNPSIYMEGRHKMFPRLGHYDISHITKSQIDVELAKMRSMTPQEATAAAAQAVADAEAAMAEAEEAAHEAEAAEADAEAAQAFAEAALKTLKGRNTPDMNVQMIPA; from the exons ATGGGGGCACCTAAGCAAAAATGGACTCCAGAGGAAGAAGCAGCTCTTAAAGCTGGAGTCCTTAAACACGGGCCTGGGAAATGGCGTACCATCCTGAAGGACCCACAATTCAGTGGAGTTCTCTATCTGAGATCCAATGTAGATCTGAAG GACAAGTGGAGGAACATGAGTGTCATGACAAATGGATGGGGCTCGCGGGAGAGGGCCAGGTTAGCTCTAAAAAGGATGCATCCTACCCCCAAGCATGAAGAGAGCTCTATGGCTTTGTCCACTTTTAGTCAAAGTGACGACGAACTAGTAGATGCTAGGTCTCTTGATCCTTCAGGAGGTTCTTCACCAAATGATGGGCCAAAGAGATCTATCATGAG GTTGGAAAATCTCATATTGGAGGCCATAAGCAATTTCAGGGAGCCTGGTGGCTCTAACAAGACATCAATAGCTGCATATATAGag GATCAATACTGGGCACCTCCAAACTTTAAGAGAATATTGTCTGCAAAGTTGAAGCATATGGCTGCAACTGGGAAACTTATCAAG ATGAAGCGCAAGTATAAAATAGCAGGAGCTTCCACATTATCTGAGCGAAGAAGGAATCCATCCATTTATATGGAAGGAAGACACAAGATGTTTCCAAGACTTGGCCATTATGACATTAGTCATATAACAAAATCTCAGATTGATGTAGAATTAGCCAAGATGAGGAGTATGACTCCACAAGAAGCCACAGCAGCTGCTGCCCAAGCAGTTGCCGATGCAGAAGCCGCAATGGCTGAAGCTGAAGAGGCAGCTCATGAGGCTGAGGCTGCAGAAGCTGATGCAGAAGCAGCCCAGGCTTTTGCAGAGGCAGCATTGAAGACTTTGAAAGGAAGAAACACCCCCGACATG AATGTACAGATGATTCCTGCGTGA